A portion of the Micromonospora tarapacensis genome contains these proteins:
- a CDS encoding sensor histidine kinase: MGSRSTNLRTKVVALLASLVALWGFTAWVTVRDGVNLLGVQALDVRVFDPTEPLLLQLQLERRTSLVYLGRPDEAQQDELAQLRQRTDQMAAEFAESTENWQVDLLGSDALHGRVTELNQGLAALSETRTAVDGRNIGRSEAGAAFTELIESIYGVYDELGNLDDDQVAEDTTQLIRLNRARELLSQEDALLAGVLAAGRITTVERAEFTRVVGARQFVAEQAIVRLPDADQRRYAQMSAGTNFRRLADLESQIMNGNGTARLPFTAAQWSDATGPALIEIGDVVLAGGDDVVKSATPVAIGVIVRLILAAGLGLLAVIASVVVSITTARALVQQLQRLRDAAFQLANERLPSVVERLGRGDQVDVAKEAPPLRFGDDEIGQVGRAFNVVQETAVRTAVEQAELRRAVRDVFLSLARRTQALVHRQLTLLDSMERREQDAEELEDLFRVDHLATRMRRNAENLIVLSGSTPGRAWRRSVPMVDVVRGAVGEVEDYTRVTVLPIGGVSLAGRSVGDVIHLLAELIENGLSFSPPHTNVEVRGQLVANGFAIEIEDRGLGMTEEDLAAANHRIVDRSELNLADASRLGLYVVSRLTDRHGVRVRLKESAYGGTTAVVLIPSSLITMDGAEPSVAGGGRADTPALTAGPAPAGPIERAATPVALAAPATPAPRTPADPEVDRDSTDLRGEETPTEIDLGPGDGVDGSGLPTRSRRRPGHSAALDGPTIPIGLPVTSTSGDGIPWPPRRPAGTGPGDDQPADSAGPPPTGPATPAESGGPAEAELSRTESGLPVRVRQASLAPALRDEPERADEGDDVIREPEQVRRMMSSYQTGTRRGRSDAARLLGGGDRPVPGDDSDDAGQQAT; the protein is encoded by the coding sequence ATGGGTTCCCGCAGTACGAATCTGCGTACCAAGGTCGTGGCCCTGTTGGCCTCGCTGGTGGCACTCTGGGGCTTCACCGCCTGGGTCACCGTCCGGGATGGAGTCAACCTCCTCGGCGTGCAGGCGCTCGACGTGCGGGTGTTCGACCCCACCGAACCCTTGTTGCTGCAACTCCAGCTCGAACGGCGCACCTCGCTGGTGTATCTGGGGCGACCGGACGAGGCTCAGCAGGATGAGCTGGCACAGCTGCGCCAGCGCACCGACCAGATGGCCGCCGAGTTCGCCGAGTCGACGGAAAACTGGCAGGTCGACCTGCTGGGCAGCGACGCGCTGCACGGCCGCGTCACGGAGCTGAACCAGGGCCTCGCGGCGCTCTCCGAGACGCGGACCGCCGTCGACGGGCGCAACATCGGCCGCAGCGAGGCCGGTGCGGCGTTCACCGAGCTGATCGAATCGATCTACGGGGTCTACGACGAACTCGGCAATCTCGACGACGACCAGGTCGCCGAGGACACCACCCAGCTGATCCGGCTCAACCGGGCCCGGGAACTGCTGTCCCAGGAGGACGCCCTGCTCGCCGGCGTGCTGGCCGCCGGCCGGATCACCACGGTCGAGCGGGCGGAGTTCACCCGGGTCGTCGGTGCCCGCCAGTTCGTCGCGGAGCAGGCGATCGTCCGGCTGCCCGACGCCGACCAGCGTCGCTACGCGCAGATGTCCGCCGGTACGAACTTCCGGCGACTGGCGGACCTGGAAAGCCAGATCATGAACGGCAACGGCACCGCACGCCTTCCGTTCACGGCCGCGCAGTGGTCCGACGCCACCGGCCCCGCGCTGATCGAGATCGGCGACGTGGTCCTCGCCGGCGGTGACGACGTCGTCAAGAGCGCCACGCCGGTCGCGATCGGTGTCATCGTCCGGCTGATCCTCGCCGCCGGTCTCGGCCTCCTCGCGGTCATCGCCTCGGTGGTCGTGTCGATCACCACCGCCCGTGCCCTGGTGCAGCAGTTGCAGCGGCTGCGTGACGCCGCGTTCCAGCTCGCGAACGAACGGCTGCCGAGCGTGGTGGAACGGCTCGGTCGCGGTGACCAGGTGGACGTCGCCAAGGAGGCCCCGCCCCTGCGGTTCGGCGACGACGAGATCGGCCAGGTGGGTCGGGCCTTCAACGTCGTGCAGGAGACCGCCGTCCGCACGGCGGTGGAACAGGCCGAGCTGCGCCGGGCCGTACGCGACGTCTTCCTGAGCCTGGCCCGGCGTACCCAGGCGCTGGTGCACCGCCAGCTCACCCTGCTCGACTCCATGGAGCGGCGTGAGCAGGACGCGGAGGAACTGGAGGACCTGTTCCGGGTCGACCACCTGGCCACCCGGATGCGACGCAACGCGGAGAACCTGATCGTCCTGTCCGGCTCCACGCCCGGCCGTGCCTGGCGCCGTAGCGTGCCGATGGTCGACGTGGTCCGCGGCGCGGTCGGTGAGGTCGAGGACTACACCCGGGTCACCGTGCTGCCGATCGGTGGGGTGTCGCTGGCCGGCCGGTCGGTCGGCGACGTCATCCACCTGCTTGCCGAGCTGATCGAGAACGGGCTGTCGTTCTCACCGCCACACACCAACGTCGAGGTGCGCGGGCAACTCGTCGCCAACGGCTTCGCCATCGAGATCGAGGACCGCGGTCTCGGCATGACCGAAGAGGACCTCGCCGCGGCCAACCACCGCATCGTCGACCGATCCGAGCTGAACCTCGCCGACGCCTCCCGCCTCGGCCTCTACGTGGTGAGCCGGCTGACCGACCGGCACGGCGTGCGGGTACGGCTCAAGGAGTCCGCGTACGGCGGCACGACCGCCGTGGTGCTGATCCCGAGCAGTCTGATCACCATGGACGGGGCCGAACCGAGCGTTGCGGGCGGTGGCCGGGCCGACACCCCGGCGCTGACCGCCGGGCCGGCCCCGGCCGGACCGATCGAACGGGCGGCCACTCCGGTGGCCCTCGCCGCGCCGGCGACCCCCGCCCCGAGGACGCCGGCCGACCCCGAGGTCGACCGGGACAGCACCGACCTGCGCGGCGAGGAGACCCCAACGGAGATCGACCTCGGGCCCGGCGACGGCGTCGACGGATCCGGGCTGCCGACGAGGTCGCGGCGTCGACCGGGGCACTCCGCCGCGCTGGACGGGCCGACCATCCCGATCGGGCTGCCGGTCACCTCGACGTCCGGCGACGGTATACCGTGGCCGCCGCGCCGGCCGGCCGGCACCGGCCCGGGTGACGACCAGCCGGCCGATTCGGCCGGCCCTCCGCCGACGGGACCGGCGACCCCGGCCGAGTCGGGTGGCCCCGCCGAGGCGGAGCTGAGCCGGACCGAGTCGGGCCTGCCGGTCCGGGTCCGCCAGGCCAGCCTCGCACCGGCGTTGCGGGACGAGCCCGAGCGGGCGGACGAGGGCGACGACGTGATCCGCGAACCCGAACAGGTTCGGCGCATGATGAGTTCGTACCAGACCGGCACCCGGCGGGGACGTTCCGACGCCGCCCGGCTGCTCGGTGGTGGCGATCGGCCGGTACCCGGCGACGATTCCGACGACGCCGGTCAACAGGCGACCTGA
- a CDS encoding DUF742 domain-containing protein has translation MTVHQGDSADHQWVDDHAGPVVRPYAVTGGRARPVTGTFDLISLVTATRKDVSPEVGLGPEHLAIVGLCQRMQSVAEIAAHLDLPVGTVRVLLGDLVARNLVQIREPHTTVGLPDHSIFEAVINGLRAL, from the coding sequence ATGACGGTCCACCAGGGAGACTCCGCCGACCACCAGTGGGTGGACGACCACGCTGGTCCGGTCGTTCGTCCGTACGCGGTGACCGGCGGCCGGGCCCGCCCGGTCACCGGCACGTTCGATCTGATCTCCCTGGTGACGGCGACCCGTAAGGACGTCTCTCCCGAGGTCGGTCTGGGCCCGGAGCACCTGGCGATCGTCGGCCTCTGCCAGCGGATGCAGTCCGTCGCCGAGATCGCGGCACACCTGGACCTGCCGGTAGGCACCGTACGCGTCCTGCTCGGCGATCTGGTGGCGCGCAACCTGGTACAGATCCGCGAGCCGCACACCACCGTCGGACTACCCGATCACAGCATCTTCGAGGCGGTTATCAATGGACTACGGGCACTCTGA
- a CDS encoding prenyltransferase/squalene oxidase repeat-containing protein produces the protein MDPASLLRYDLGSHFCTWRGEDGHSVTTNAHVLEALGWHARHTREGADRYAVRVAALAGWLRDTQQRDGHWADRWHASPYYATCCAVLALAGYAPPETAAVAVPRAVDWVLATQRDDGGWGRWSTTAEETAYAVHVLLGVRRPDRPAVSAAVERASVHLRTDRDEHQPLWHDKDLYTPVLIVRAAVLAARQLALAVTGPLSAGVPAARRPGPTRA, from the coding sequence GTGGACCCGGCGAGCCTGCTCCGCTACGACCTGGGCAGCCACTTCTGCACCTGGCGGGGCGAGGACGGTCACTCGGTGACCACCAACGCGCACGTTTTGGAGGCGCTGGGCTGGCACGCCCGGCACACCCGGGAGGGTGCCGACCGGTACGCCGTCCGGGTGGCGGCCCTCGCGGGCTGGCTGCGGGACACCCAGCAGCGCGACGGGCACTGGGCGGACCGGTGGCACGCCTCGCCCTACTACGCCACCTGCTGCGCGGTGCTGGCCCTGGCCGGCTACGCGCCGCCGGAGACGGCCGCCGTGGCCGTGCCCCGGGCGGTGGACTGGGTGCTGGCCACGCAACGCGACGACGGTGGCTGGGGACGCTGGTCGACCACGGCCGAGGAGACGGCCTACGCGGTGCACGTCCTGCTCGGCGTGCGCCGCCCGGACCGGCCGGCGGTGTCGGCCGCCGTGGAGAGGGCGTCCGTGCATCTACGCACCGATCGGGACGAGCACCAACCACTGTGGCACGACAAGGATCTCTACACACCGGTGCTGATCGTCCGGGCGGCGGTGTTGGCGGCACGACAACTGGCGTTGGCGGTCACCGGACCGCTGTCGGCCGGTGTACCGGCGGCGCGACGACCCGGGCCGACCAGGGCATGA
- a CDS encoding cytochrome P450: protein MSVQTRQAGSVPLRHVLPNLMRDPARALVEFGERSGGEVVRLNLGSFRPYLVTHPEHLQRVLREKADNYVRAGDGLQWRPLKRLFGEGILGDGEHWTNSRQILQPLFTARRIDGLIDRLAVAIEDAIDELEEPARTGRPVDMGVAQAQIVCSAIMRVFFADKISVPDAMRIMEAQDAIAWSVMPRIMVPWAPLAAPMPGDRTFRRAVRLIDELLLPTVRAARDTVDDGTDDIISTLWRGRTEDGGRLDERQVRNDTVAMVATTTETTISVLTWLWPHIERDPVVADRLYEEIDRVVGDQPVRREHLRELRYTRQVLDELLRLYPIGWLFPRTAVEEDVIGGVRIPAGSTLVVSPLITHRMSMFWERPEAFDPDRFSQELSRGRPKYAHFPFGGGPHQCLGMHLFYLEATLIVATLLSRFRFRLRRSVVPGIKVAAALRPLDRVEVTLRPAPGVVA from the coding sequence ATGTCAGTCCAAACGCGACAAGCGGGATCCGTACCCTTACGACATGTGTTGCCGAACCTGATGCGCGATCCGGCCCGCGCCCTGGTCGAGTTCGGTGAGCGCTCCGGCGGTGAGGTCGTCCGACTCAACCTTGGCTCCTTCCGCCCCTACCTGGTCACCCACCCCGAACATCTGCAGCGGGTGCTGCGGGAGAAGGCCGACAACTACGTCCGGGCCGGTGACGGTCTCCAGTGGCGACCGCTGAAGCGGTTGTTCGGCGAGGGCATCCTCGGCGACGGCGAACACTGGACGAACAGCCGGCAGATCCTGCAACCGCTGTTCACCGCCCGGCGAATCGACGGACTGATCGACCGCCTCGCCGTGGCGATCGAGGACGCCATCGACGAACTGGAGGAGCCGGCGCGCACCGGCCGGCCGGTGGACATGGGTGTCGCGCAGGCCCAGATCGTCTGTTCGGCGATCATGCGGGTCTTCTTCGCCGACAAGATCTCGGTGCCGGACGCGATGCGGATCATGGAGGCGCAGGACGCCATCGCCTGGTCGGTGATGCCCAGGATCATGGTGCCGTGGGCTCCGCTGGCCGCGCCGATGCCCGGCGACCGGACGTTCCGCCGCGCCGTGCGGCTCATCGACGAGCTGCTGCTGCCGACCGTCCGCGCGGCCCGGGACACCGTGGACGACGGCACCGACGACATCATCTCCACCCTGTGGCGAGGGCGCACCGAGGACGGCGGCCGACTCGACGAACGCCAGGTCCGCAACGACACCGTGGCGATGGTCGCCACCACCACCGAGACGACGATCAGCGTGCTCACCTGGCTGTGGCCGCACATCGAGCGGGACCCGGTGGTCGCCGACCGGCTCTACGAGGAGATCGACCGGGTGGTCGGCGACCAGCCGGTGCGCCGCGAACACCTGCGCGAGCTGCGTTACACCCGGCAGGTCCTCGACGAGCTGTTGCGGCTCTATCCGATCGGGTGGCTCTTCCCCCGCACGGCGGTCGAGGAGGACGTCATCGGCGGGGTCCGGATACCGGCCGGCTCCACCCTGGTGGTCAGCCCGCTGATCACCCACCGGATGTCGATGTTCTGGGAGCGGCCCGAGGCCTTCGACCCGGATCGGTTCAGCCAGGAACTGAGCCGCGGCCGGCCCAAGTACGCGCACTTCCCGTTCGGCGGCGGCCCGCACCAGTGCCTCGGGATGCACCTGTTCTACCTGGAGGCGACGCTGATCGTGGCCACCCTGCTGAGCCGGTTCCGGTTCCGGCTGCGTCGCTCGGTGGTGCCCGGCATCAAGGTCGCCGCCGCGTTGCGCCCGCTCGACCGGGTCGAGGTGACCCTGCGACCGGCGCCGGGTGTCGTCGCGTGA
- a CDS encoding TIGR04222 domain-containing membrane protein, whose product MTGFAVDFDTWGIPGPTFITFYLLVTVVAVAAVLIRRRALLDGRSAPPADQLSPQQVAYLNGGDDFAVWTSLGTLRSQGLIGIGSRRRLTVEGPLPPRATPLDRAIHYAASQQADARTLRRTEWVDRALTELRDGLDQRGLAVGPDRRAALRHGPLLLVALLALGLARILAGLANGRPVWYLVLTVCALAVVTTVLFVRVPRRTRAAEAALRTLRQRHRHLAPASNPAYPTYGAAGAAMAVALYGTATIWALDPTFAQQAEIQRQAATGGGASYTGSCGGGSTAGSSGGCGGGGDGGGGGGGCGGGGGCGG is encoded by the coding sequence ATGACGGGTTTCGCGGTAGATTTCGACACCTGGGGGATTCCCGGGCCCACATTCATCACGTTCTACCTGCTGGTGACGGTGGTCGCCGTCGCCGCCGTGCTGATCCGCCGCCGGGCGTTGCTGGACGGCCGGTCCGCGCCCCCGGCCGACCAGCTCAGCCCGCAGCAGGTCGCCTACCTCAACGGCGGCGACGACTTCGCGGTCTGGACCTCCCTCGGCACCCTGCGCAGCCAAGGTCTGATCGGCATAGGGTCACGCCGCCGGTTGACGGTCGAGGGTCCGCTCCCGCCCAGGGCGACCCCACTCGACCGGGCGATCCACTACGCGGCGAGCCAGCAGGCGGACGCCCGCACGCTGCGCCGCACCGAGTGGGTCGACCGCGCCCTCACCGAGCTGCGCGACGGGCTGGACCAGCGGGGCCTGGCGGTCGGTCCGGACCGACGGGCGGCGCTGCGTCACGGTCCGCTGCTGCTGGTCGCGCTACTGGCCCTCGGTCTCGCCCGGATCCTCGCCGGCCTGGCCAACGGCCGCCCGGTCTGGTACCTCGTACTCACCGTGTGCGCACTCGCGGTGGTGACCACGGTGCTGTTCGTCCGGGTGCCCCGGCGCACCCGAGCGGCCGAGGCCGCGTTGCGGACCCTGCGCCAGCGCCACCGGCACCTCGCACCCGCCTCGAACCCGGCGTACCCCACCTACGGCGCGGCGGGCGCGGCGATGGCGGTCGCCCTCTACGGCACCGCCACGATCTGGGCGCTGGACCCGACGTTCGCCCAGCAGGCCGAGATCCAGCGCCAGGCCGCGACCGGTGGCGGGGCGAGCTACACCGGCAGCTGTGGCGGCGGCAGCACCGCGGGATCGAGCGGCGGCTGCGGCGGTGGCGGCGATGGTGGCGGTGGTGGTGGCGGCTGCGGCGGCGGTGGCGGGTGCGGCGGATGA
- a CDS encoding DUF2630 family protein — protein MDDTTILSRISDLVDEEHRLRAEAQTNETGTGDEARTRLRELEESLDQCWDLLRRRRAARQAHGDPEAQGARPVPEVERYLQ, from the coding sequence ATGGACGACACGACCATCCTGAGCCGGATCTCCGATCTGGTCGACGAGGAGCATCGGCTGCGCGCCGAGGCGCAGACCAACGAGACGGGCACCGGCGACGAGGCCCGCACCCGGTTGCGTGAGCTGGAGGAATCCCTCGACCAGTGCTGGGATCTGCTCCGCCGCCGCCGCGCCGCCCGGCAGGCCCACGGCGACCCCGAGGCCCAGGGCGCCCGCCCCGTGCCGGAGGTCGAGCGGTACCTGCAGTAG
- a CDS encoding roadblock/LC7 domain-containing protein, whose translation MAQKTASSADLTWLLDDLVGRVKQAEHAVALSADGLLMASSQGLSRDDGEHLAAMAAGIQSLARGAGKRFGGGQVQQTIIEMQSSFLFVTAAGRNACLAVLASEDADVGLIAYEMAMLVTRVGKFVASPSRSADQTSGEKSAL comes from the coding sequence GTGGCGCAGAAGACGGCTTCGAGTGCCGACCTGACGTGGTTGCTGGATGATCTGGTCGGCCGGGTCAAGCAGGCCGAGCACGCGGTCGCGCTGTCCGCCGACGGTCTGCTGATGGCCTCCTCGCAGGGGCTCAGCCGCGACGACGGCGAGCACCTGGCGGCGATGGCGGCCGGCATCCAGAGCCTGGCCCGCGGTGCGGGCAAGCGGTTCGGTGGCGGCCAGGTGCAGCAGACAATCATCGAGATGCAGTCGTCCTTCCTGTTCGTCACAGCCGCCGGCCGCAACGCCTGCCTCGCGGTGCTGGCCAGTGAGGACGCCGACGTCGGGCTGATCGCGTACGAGATGGCGATGCTGGTCACCCGGGTCGGCAAGTTCGTCGCGTCACCGTCGAGGTCAGCTGATCAGACCAGCGGGGAGAAGTCAGCCTTATGA
- a CDS encoding serine protein kinase RIO: MRDHDFSAPERRSRGRRRFDDDEPHFLKRGRPADPAPAEPDAEPEAVTGASWSSWDDALHGPQPHPQWLVTELAAKDTELGVLKTGKEADVHLVRRAVPDTDRSCLLAAKRYRDPRHRLFHRDAGYLEGRRVRRSREMRAMAGRTAFGRQMIAGQWAAAEFAALGRLWEIGERYGTVAVPYPVQLRGTELMLEFVGDPDEGRAAPRLAELRPAPDELRGLWGQLVDALVVLARAGHAHGDLSPYNLLVHAGRLVLIDLPQVVDVVANPQGRDFLARDVRVVATWFAARGLSADLTDPAVLTEMLCREAGLR, translated from the coding sequence ATGCGCGATCATGACTTCTCGGCGCCCGAGCGCCGCAGCCGCGGCAGGCGCCGCTTCGACGACGACGAACCACACTTCCTGAAGCGCGGTCGGCCCGCCGACCCCGCGCCGGCCGAACCCGACGCCGAACCGGAGGCGGTGACCGGGGCGTCCTGGTCCTCCTGGGACGACGCCCTGCACGGTCCGCAACCCCACCCGCAATGGCTGGTCACCGAGCTGGCGGCGAAGGACACCGAACTCGGCGTGCTCAAGACCGGCAAGGAGGCGGACGTCCACCTGGTGCGGCGCGCCGTCCCCGACACCGACCGGTCCTGCCTGTTGGCGGCGAAACGCTACCGCGATCCCCGGCACCGGCTCTTCCACCGGGACGCCGGTTATCTGGAGGGGCGCCGGGTCCGCCGGTCCCGGGAGATGCGCGCGATGGCCGGCCGGACGGCGTTCGGCCGGCAGATGATCGCCGGGCAGTGGGCGGCGGCGGAGTTCGCCGCGCTGGGCCGGCTCTGGGAGATCGGCGAGCGGTACGGGACGGTCGCCGTGCCGTACCCGGTCCAACTGCGGGGCACCGAGCTGATGCTGGAGTTCGTCGGCGATCCCGACGAGGGGCGGGCCGCGCCCCGGCTCGCCGAGCTGCGCCCGGCTCCGGACGAGTTGCGTGGGCTCTGGGGGCAACTGGTCGACGCCCTGGTCGTCCTCGCCCGGGCGGGGCACGCGCACGGCGACCTGTCGCCGTACAACCTGCTGGTGCACGCGGGGCGGCTGGTGCTGATCGACCTGCCGCAGGTGGTCGACGTGGTGGCGAACCCGCAGGGGCGGGACTTTCTCGCCCGCGACGTTCGGGTCGTCGCCACCTGGTTCGCCGCCCGGGGCCTGTCAGCGGACCTCACCGACCCCGCGGTGCTGACCGAGATGCTGTGCCGCGAGGCGGGCCTGCGCTGA
- a CDS encoding terpene synthase family protein — protein MTLRTETPPDTGGDQMTMAAEQGRICALAAKGQRDLAKVAAAYPDLFPAPPFDATLFGNVAMAIAFGAPWCEPDQLRITNRAVLWGFAVDWLVDHEARSRDEIDRLTARCLAVTDGGVPEAGDPLGAFLAELRDELAAVPAFAAHRDRWREEVRKVLAAMAREWDWKQAPDQLPGFEEYLDNAANLACTVVNVVHWIHDDDPVTLDHVGPLLAASDQVQRILRLVNDLGTYERDLRWGDLNALMLVPRSDVERRIGELTAQARRMLVPLRASTPVAADYLARQIGFSSGFYRSTDFWGTP, from the coding sequence GTGACCCTCCGGACCGAGACGCCGCCGGACACCGGCGGCGACCAGATGACCATGGCCGCCGAGCAGGGCCGCATCTGCGCTCTTGCCGCCAAGGGCCAACGTGACCTCGCGAAGGTCGCCGCCGCGTACCCCGACCTCTTCCCGGCCCCGCCGTTCGACGCGACGCTGTTCGGCAACGTGGCCATGGCGATCGCCTTCGGCGCGCCCTGGTGCGAACCCGACCAGTTGCGGATCACCAACCGGGCGGTGCTGTGGGGATTCGCGGTCGACTGGCTGGTCGACCACGAGGCCCGCTCGCGCGACGAGATCGACCGGCTGACCGCCCGCTGCCTCGCGGTGACCGACGGCGGCGTGCCCGAGGCGGGTGACCCCCTCGGCGCGTTCCTCGCCGAACTGCGTGACGAACTCGCCGCGGTGCCGGCCTTCGCCGCGCACCGGGACCGCTGGCGGGAGGAGGTGCGCAAGGTGCTCGCCGCGATGGCCCGGGAGTGGGACTGGAAACAGGCCCCCGACCAGCTGCCCGGGTTCGAGGAGTACCTCGACAACGCCGCCAACCTGGCCTGCACCGTGGTCAACGTCGTGCACTGGATCCACGACGACGACCCGGTGACGCTGGACCACGTCGGCCCGCTGCTCGCGGCCAGCGACCAGGTCCAGCGGATCCTGCGGCTGGTCAACGACCTCGGCACGTACGAGCGGGACCTGCGCTGGGGCGATCTCAACGCCCTGATGCTGGTGCCCCGGTCCGATGTCGAGCGGCGGATCGGGGAACTGACAGCGCAGGCCCGGCGGATGCTCGTGCCGCTGCGCGCGAGCACCCCCGTGGCGGCGGACTACCTGGCCCGCCAGATCGGCTTCAGCAGCGGTTTCTACCGGTCGACCGACTTCTGGGGTACGCCGTGA
- a CDS encoding DUF692 domain-containing protein, with the protein MTGPSGVGIGWRPEIAGFVAELPGLRFVEVVAETVPTAGPAPEGLVELRERGVAVVPHGVRLSLGGAEPVEAVRVAHLAAVAELLAAPLVSEHIAFVRAGGLEAGHLLPLPRTREAVDAICANVTRAQAELPVPIALEPIAALFDWPDDELDEAAFLGEILERTGALLLLDIANVHANARNRGTDPLALLDRLPLDRVAYLHVAGGAEHGGFYHDTHTDPVPKEVLELLAELCARHRPPAALLERDGRYPPAAELRAELDAVAAAGGYPVVT; encoded by the coding sequence ATGACCGGCCCGTCGGGGGTGGGCATCGGCTGGCGGCCGGAGATCGCCGGTTTCGTCGCGGAACTGCCCGGCCTGCGCTTCGTCGAGGTGGTCGCCGAAACCGTGCCGACCGCCGGCCCGGCACCGGAGGGGCTGGTCGAGCTGCGGGAGCGGGGCGTCGCCGTGGTACCGCACGGGGTGCGGCTCTCCCTCGGCGGCGCGGAGCCGGTCGAGGCGGTCCGGGTGGCCCACCTGGCGGCGGTCGCCGAGCTGCTGGCGGCCCCGCTGGTCAGCGAGCACATCGCGTTCGTCCGGGCCGGCGGCCTGGAGGCCGGACACCTGCTGCCGCTGCCGCGCACCCGGGAGGCGGTGGACGCGATCTGCGCCAACGTCACCCGGGCACAGGCGGAACTGCCGGTGCCGATCGCGCTGGAGCCGATCGCCGCGCTGTTCGACTGGCCGGACGACGAACTCGACGAGGCGGCGTTCCTGGGCGAGATCCTGGAGCGTACCGGCGCGCTGCTGCTGCTCGACATCGCCAACGTGCACGCCAACGCCCGCAACCGGGGCACCGACCCGCTCGCGCTGCTGGACCGGTTGCCACTGGACCGGGTGGCGTACCTGCACGTCGCCGGCGGTGCCGAGCACGGCGGCTTCTACCACGACACGCACACCGATCCGGTCCCGAAGGAGGTGCTGGAGCTGCTCGCCGAGCTGTGCGCCCGGCACCGCCCGCCGGCGGCCCTGCTGGAGCGCGACGGGCGCTATCCGCCGGCCGCCGAGCTGCGCGCCGAGTTGGACGCCGTGGCCGCCGCCGGCGGATACCCGGTGGTGACGTGA
- a CDS encoding HAD family hydrolase: protein MPLLLLDLDNTLLDRAGPFRTWAERFLDGIGAPPRDIEWLLSIDADGLTDRWDVADAIRDRYRLRIPSIDLVEELHDGVVEFTRLDPLVACALRIADDAGWMPVVVTNGAVRQQDVKIRRTGLDRYIADWVISEEAGVSKPNPRIFALAAQRARMPLRGAWVIGDGPEADIGGATAVGLPSVWLHRGRPWTDARFAPTATVDTVIAAIAAIMGA, encoded by the coding sequence GTGCCGCTGCTCCTGCTGGACCTGGACAACACCCTGCTCGACCGGGCCGGGCCGTTCCGCACCTGGGCAGAGCGCTTTCTCGATGGCATCGGGGCGCCGCCGCGCGACATCGAATGGTTGTTGTCCATCGACGCCGACGGCCTTACCGACCGGTGGGACGTCGCGGACGCCATCCGGGACCGCTACCGGCTGCGGATCCCCTCCATCGACCTGGTCGAGGAGTTGCACGACGGCGTCGTCGAGTTCACCCGGCTCGACCCGCTGGTGGCCTGCGCCCTGCGGATCGCCGACGACGCCGGCTGGATGCCGGTGGTGGTGACCAACGGGGCGGTCCGCCAGCAGGACGTCAAGATCCGCCGCACCGGGTTGGACCGGTACATCGCCGACTGGGTGATCTCGGAGGAGGCCGGGGTGAGCAAGCCCAATCCCCGGATCTTCGCCCTGGCCGCGCAGCGGGCCAGGATGCCGCTGCGTGGCGCCTGGGTGATCGGTGACGGTCCCGAGGCGGACATCGGCGGCGCCACCGCCGTCGGCCTGCCGAGCGTCTGGCTGCACCGGGGCCGCCCCTGGACCGACGCCCGGTTCGCGCCCACCGCGACGGTCGACACGGTGATCGCCGCCATCGCCGCGATCATGGGCGCCTGA
- a CDS encoding TetR/AcrR family transcriptional regulator — translation MPRVSQDQLDARRQEILAAARACFARHGYEGATVRRLEDATGLSRGAIFHHFRDKDSLFLAVAEDDAAAMVETVARNGLVQVMRDLLARAVSPDTTGWLGSQLEVSRRLRTDPTFAGRWAQRSAAIAEATRERLARQREAGVLREDLPIDVLARFLELAYDGLVLHLAMGRPAGDLGPVLDMVEEAVRRR, via the coding sequence GTGCCCAGAGTAAGTCAGGACCAGCTCGACGCCCGCCGCCAGGAGATTCTCGCCGCCGCGCGGGCCTGCTTCGCGCGGCACGGCTACGAGGGCGCGACCGTGCGCCGCCTCGAGGACGCGACCGGCCTGTCCCGGGGCGCGATCTTCCACCACTTCCGGGACAAGGACTCGCTCTTCCTCGCCGTGGCCGAGGACGACGCGGCGGCGATGGTGGAGACGGTCGCCCGCAACGGTCTGGTCCAGGTGATGCGTGACCTGCTCGCCCGGGCGGTCTCCCCGGACACCACCGGCTGGCTGGGCAGCCAGCTGGAGGTGTCGCGCCGGCTGCGCACCGACCCGACCTTCGCCGGGCGCTGGGCGCAGCGGTCGGCCGCCATCGCGGAGGCGACCCGGGAACGCCTGGCCCGGCAGCGGGAGGCCGGCGTGCTGCGCGAGGACCTCCCGATCGACGTGCTGGCCCGCTTCCTCGAACTCGCCTACGACGGCCTGGTGCTGCACCTGGCCATGGGGCGCCCGGCCGGCGACCTCGGTCCGGTCCTCGACATGGTCGAGGAGGCCGTACGCCGACGCTGA